The proteins below come from a single Argentina anserina chromosome 1, drPotAnse1.1, whole genome shotgun sequence genomic window:
- the LOC126790042 gene encoding anaphase-promoting complex subunit 10, producing the protein MAESSEGEEEGKLTVGNQVLLVEDDLREMGKNAAWSVSSWKSGNGVSYLRDDNLDTYWQSDGAQPHSVNIQFQKKVKLQLVVLYVDFKLDESYTPSKISIRAGDGFHNLKDIKSVELDKPRGWIHISLSGNDARETFVNTFMLQISVLSNHLNGRDTHVRQIKLYGPRPNPIPHQPFQFTSREFITHASIR; encoded by the exons ATGGCGGAATCATCAGAGGGAGAAGAGGAAGGGAAGCTGACAGTAGGGAACCAAGTGCTGTTGGTGGAAGACGATCTCCGAGAAATGGGCAAGAACGCCGCCTGGAGCGTCAGCTCCTGGAAATCCGGCAACGGCGTGTCGTATCTCCGCGACGACAATCTCGACACTTACTGGCA ATCCGACGGTGCTCAGCCTCATTCGGTCAACATTCAGTTCCAGAAGAAAGTGAAGCTCCAA CTTGTTGTTCTGTACGTGGATTTCAAGCTTGATGAGAGCTATACGCCATCTAAGATATCCATTCGTGCTGGGGATGGCTTCCACAACTTGAAG GACATAAAAAGTGTTGAGCTCGATAAGCCGAGGGGGTGGATTCATATATCATTGTCTGGAAATGATGCAAG GGAAACTTTTGTCAACACGTTTATGCTGCAAATCTCTGTGTTATCAAATCATCTTAATGGGAGGGACACACATGTGCGCCAGATCAAACTCTATGGCCCTAGACC GAACCCTATTCCGCATCAGCCATTTCAGTTCACTTCAAGGGAGTTCATTACCCATGCTTCCATCAGGTGA
- the LOC126789924 gene encoding tubby-like F-box protein 5, with the protein MSLKHIVRELREMRDGIGSMSRRVGERKLRHSRTMSHISPDLASTPTTHVIQQGQWANMPPELLLDIIERVEESEASWPARKSVVFCASVCKSWRDVTREIVKTPEECGRLTFPISLKQPGPRESPMQCFIKRDRATSTFYLYFGLVPGESVRDKKLLAAKRIRRATRTEFVISLVADDFSRASSTYVGKLRSNFLGTKFTIYDSQPTCDAVVQPNCRSSRRFSSKQVSPRVSACTYNVGTVSYELNILRTRGPRRMQCAMNSIPVSSIQEGGTAPTPTFFPQVYDEQFSLSPGLKDKELVTDFNSMPSTPFLQSPLVSDPGAEPLVLKNKSPRWHEQLQCWCLNFRGRVTVASVKNFQLVASVDPSHNVSAEQQDRVILQFGKIGKDIFTMDYRYPLSCFQAFAICLSTFDTKPACE; encoded by the exons ATGTCGTTGAAGCACATTGTTCGCGAGCTGAGGGAAATGAGAGATGGGATTGGGAGCATGTCGAGGAGAGTGGGTGAGAGGAAGCTTCGGCACAGTCGGACCATGTCGCATATTTCTCCTGATCTGGCTTCAACCCCTACAACTCATGTGATTCAACAGGGTCAGTGGGCGAACATGCCTCCGGAGTTGCTGTTGGATATAATTGAGAGGGTTGAAGAGAGTGAGGCGTCGTGGCCTGCTCGGAAATCTGTCGTCTTTTGCGCTTCGGTTTGTAAGTCGTGGAGGGATGTTACGAGGGAGATTGTGAAAACTCCTGAAGAATGTGGAAGGCTCACATTTCCCATCTCGTTGAAGCAG CCGGGGCCTCGCGAGTCTCCAATGCAGTGCTTCATCAAAAGGGATAGAGCAACTTCCACATTTTACCTCTACTTTGGTCTGGTGCCTG GTGAGAGCGTGAGAGATAAAAAACTGTTGGCAGCCAAAAGGATCAGAAGGGCAACACGCACAGAGTTTGTTATATCATTGGTCGCAGATGATTTCTCTCGAGCTAGCAGCACATATGTTGGTAAACTGAG GTCCAACTTCTTGGGCACCAAGTTTACCATATATGATAGCCAACCGACATGTGATGCAGTAGTCCAACCAAATTGTAGATCATCTCGAAGGTTTAGTTCTAAGCAGGTATCTCCAAGAGTTTCAGCATGTACCTACAATGTCGGGACTGTCTCTTATGAGCTCAATATTCTCCGCACTAGAGGCCCAAGAAGAATGCAGTGTGCTATGAACTCTATTCCTGTATCTTCTATTCAGGAGGGAGGTACCGCCCCAACACCAACATTTTTCCCACAAGTCTATGATGAACAATTTTCTCTCTCCCCTGGTTTAAAAGACAAGGAGCTAGTCACAGATTTCAACTCTATGCCATCTACACCCTTTTTGCAGTCACCACTTGTATCTGACCCGGGTGCCGAACCGCTGGTTTTGAAAAACAAGTCTCCAAGGTGGCATGAGCAGCTCCAATGCTGGTGCCTTAACTTCAGAGGCCGTGTTACAGTGGCTTCTGTTAAAAATTTCCAGCTTGTCGCATCTGTTGATCCATCCCACAATGTTTCGGCCGAACAGCAAGATAGGGTAATCTTGCAGTTTGGAAAGATTGGAAAAGACATCTTCACCATGGATTACCGCTACCCGCTGTCCTGTTTCCAAGCATTTGCAATCTGCTTAAGCACCTTCGACACCAAACCAGCCTGTGAATGA